One Mycoavidus sp. B2-EB genomic region harbors:
- a CDS encoding IS66 family transposase, whose protein sequence is MLESPAKESNVSLEFDLPEIKLPEVLPTDVAGLTALLHTQEKASKTLWMEAQSKLVETQSELIEAQNELIEVQEKFKRLIEQIVLSRRRMFGPSSEASGQGRLFDEAEGLAQASTEAQEIAPLPAQSERKDKPARGKRGPLPAELKRVEVVHEVPEAERSCACDTPMVEIGQDVSEQLDIVPMQIRVLRHVRKRYGCPSSLHAPVTAPLPPQPLPTSNASPNFLAMLLTVKFVDGLPLTRFAKVLDRHGMPVPTQTLARWVIGCSAVLQPLHNLMRDTLLESAVLHIDETEVQVLKEPDKSPTSKSYMWVQTGGPPGKPVVIYDYDPRRNKEVPVRLLHDYRGYLMTDGYEGYSKLAQTEGVERLVCWAHVRRRYVDAVKVQPKGKRGHADEAVTLIGELYHIERLHKDVDDETRWLARQKQSLPILEKLRTWMERLVPGVTPKSALGEALSYMRNHWGMLTRYTERGDLPIDNNLY, encoded by the coding sequence ATGCTTGAAAGCCCTGCCAAAGAATCGAATGTATCCCTAGAGTTTGATCTACCGGAGATCAAGCTGCCGGAGGTATTGCCCACGGATGTGGCAGGACTCACGGCGCTGTTGCACACGCAAGAGAAAGCCAGCAAGACGTTGTGGATGGAAGCCCAGAGCAAATTGGTCGAAACACAGAGCGAGTTGATCGAAGCGCAGAACGAATTGATCGAGGTGCAAGAGAAATTTAAGCGCCTGATCGAGCAAATTGTGCTGTCGCGGCGACGCATGTTTGGGCCCAGTAGTGAAGCCAGCGGCCAGGGCCGTTTGTTTGATGAGGCCGAGGGATTAGCCCAGGCGAGCACAGAGGCGCAGGAGATTGCCCCGCTGCCGGCCCAGTCAGAACGTAAAGATAAGCCGGCGCGTGGTAAGCGGGGTCCATTACCTGCGGAACTGAAACGCGTTGAGGTGGTGCACGAGGTGCCCGAAGCCGAGCGCAGCTGTGCCTGCGATACGCCCATGGTGGAAATTGGACAGGACGTGAGCGAGCAACTCGACATTGTGCCGATGCAGATACGCGTATTGCGCCATGTTCGTAAGCGCTATGGCTGCCCGAGCAGCCTTCATGCTCCAGTTACAGCGCCCTTGCCGCCCCAGCCGCTGCCTACGAGTAACGCAAGTCCGAACTTCCTGGCGATGCTGTTGACAGTTAAATTCGTCGACGGCTTGCCGCTGACCCGTTTCGCCAAGGTGCTGGATCGGCACGGTATGCCTGTGCCGACCCAGACCCTGGCGCGCTGGGTGATCGGTTGTAGCGCGGTGTTACAGCCGTTGCATAATTTGATGCGCGATACCTTGCTTGAAAGCGCTGTGCTGCATATAGATGAAACCGAGGTGCAGGTGCTTAAAGAACCGGACAAAAGTCCCACTTCGAAATCCTACATGTGGGTGCAAACCGGAGGGCCGCCTGGTAAGCCCGTGGTGATTTACGACTATGATCCTCGTCGAAACAAGGAGGTCCCGGTACGCTTGTTGCATGACTATCGCGGTTATCTGATGACGGATGGCTACGAGGGTTATAGCAAACTGGCCCAAACTGAAGGGGTCGAGCGGCTGGTTTGTTGGGCGCACGTGAGGCGGCGTTATGTCGACGCAGTTAAAGTACAGCCCAAAGGCAAACGGGGTCATGCTGACGAAGCCGTTACCCTGATTGGTGAGCTCTATCACATTGAACGTCTTCATAAAGACGTGGATGATGAGACGCGCTGGCTTGCGCGTCAGAAGCAAAGCCTACCAATCCTTGAGAAGCTCCGCACCTGGATGGAAAGGCTTGTGCCTGGTGTGACGCCGAAGAGTGCACTGGGTGAAGCGCTGTCCTATATGCGGAATCACTGGGGGATGCTGACACGCTATACCGAGCGAGGCGATTTGCCGATCGACAATAACCTGTATTAG
- the tnpB gene encoding IS66 family insertion sequence element accessory protein TnpB (TnpB, as the term is used for proteins encoded by IS66 family insertion elements, is considered an accessory protein, since TnpC, encoded by a neighboring gene, is a DDE family transposase.): protein MHPGCEIEQVYLCQEPVDFRKAINGLSALVEQELGLNPFGEALYVFVNRQRTKLKVLYWHRNGFCLWLKRLESERFAWPRDAQGATQTISVQEFEWLLEGFDLWRNKPHKTLYFNTIA from the coding sequence ATGCATCCAGGCTGTGAGATTGAGCAGGTCTATCTGTGCCAGGAGCCGGTTGATTTCAGGAAAGCGATCAACGGATTGAGTGCGCTGGTGGAACAAGAGTTGGGTCTTAACCCGTTTGGAGAAGCCCTGTATGTATTTGTGAATCGGCAGCGCACGAAGCTGAAAGTATTGTACTGGCATCGGAATGGATTTTGCCTATGGCTCAAACGGCTTGAATCGGAGAGATTTGCTTGGCCACGAGATGCACAAGGGGCGACACAAACAATAAGCGTACAGGAGTTTGAGTGGTTGCTGGAGGGTTTTGATCTGTGGCGAAATAAACCGCATAAAACGCTTTATTTTAATACGATTGCATAG